A single Dreissena polymorpha isolate Duluth1 chromosome 14, UMN_Dpol_1.0, whole genome shotgun sequence DNA region contains:
- the LOC127857370 gene encoding uncharacterized protein LOC127857370: MKLLRYDIEFQFVKGSGLMIADALSRAYPESKENETADRLDIRNVKNGAFDQFPDARILEIRRATEDDSSMQELQHLIITGWPKKSDISAELGQYHPLRYTLSVQDGVIFKGEAIVIPKSLRKEMLHKAHLGYDSMDRRARETIFWPVLRAEMKEFTKKCVQCEDRKPPPQQEKLKQHSDGLRPWDKVGSDLFQIQNRLYLVVVDYHSSFIEVDFLTAATSQQVIDKMKKHFARFGFPEN, translated from the coding sequence ATGAAACTCCTGAGGTATGACATCGAGTTCCAGTTTGTGAAGGGTTCAGGTCTCATGATCGCGGATGCTCTGAGTCGTGCATACCCAGAATCAAAGGAAAATGAAACTGCAGATCGGTTGGACATTCGAAATGTCAAAAATGGTGCATTCGACCAGTTTCCAGATGCAAGAATTCTGGAAATTAGACGTGCAACAGAAGACGATTCGTCAATGCAAGAGCTTCAGCACTTGATAATCACTGGATGGCCGAAAAAAAGTGACATTAGTGCTGAACTCGGACAATATCACCCTCTCAGATATACTCTCAGTGTGCAAGATGGAGTGATCTTCAAAGGTGAAGCAATAGTTATTCCAAAAAGCCTGAGAAAAGAAATGCTGCACAAAGCACATCTAGGTTATGATAGTATGGACAGAAGAGCCCGCGAAACGATCTTCTGGCCGGTTTTAAGAGCAGAAATGAAAGAGTTCACGAAAAAATGTGTACAGTGTGAGGACAGAAAACCTCCCCCTCAACAGGAAAAGTTGAAACAACATAGTGATGGACTACGACCTTGGGACAAGGTCGGATCGGACTTGTTCCAAATACAGAACAGATTATACCTCGTCGTCGTAGACTACCACTCAAGCTTCATCGAAGTGGATTTTCTGACAGCTGCAACCAGTCAGCAAGTGATTGACAAAATGAAGAAACACTTTGCTAGATTCGGATTCCCAGAGAACTGA